A window of Polaribacter litorisediminis contains these coding sequences:
- a CDS encoding GNAT family N-acetyltransferase: protein MIIKATISDTKQLTAIALQSKAFWGYSDDLIQSWTDELTVTEQMMSEMFVYKFLKDDKIMGFYILNQPKKETIELEFLFVLPEYIGQGIGNQLLQHSFEKAKILKAKTMQLLADPNAASFYESKGFSIIDKIQSAVFNRFLPLMQKDLDS from the coding sequence ATGATAATTAAAGCAACAATTTCAGATACAAAACAACTCACAGCAATTGCACTACAGTCTAAAGCGTTTTGGGGATATTCTGATGATTTAATTCAATCTTGGACAGACGAGTTAACCGTTACTGAACAAATGATGTCTGAGATGTTTGTTTATAAATTTTTAAAAGATGATAAAATTATGGGCTTTTATATTTTAAATCAACCTAAAAAAGAAACTATTGAACTTGAGTTTCTATTTGTGTTGCCCGAGTATATTGGACAAGGAATTGGAAATCAATTATTGCAACATTCTTTTGAAAAAGCCAAAATCCTTAAAGCCAAAACGATGCAATTATTGGCAGACCCAAATGCAGCATCATTTTATGAATCAAAAGGATTTAGTATTATTGACAAAATACAAAGTGCTGTTTTTAATCGGTTTTTGCCTTTGATGCAAAAAGATTTGGATAGCTAA
- a CDS encoding cytochrome P450, producing MSVSNKIPEVSFFKFLKHANAILQNPLPFHAKNFDTLGDIFRLKIGFGKSVLFCRDAGLLQHALQKNQKNYTKSYIQTKDLAKYVGKGLLTAEGEHWQKQRKLIQPAFHKSQLKLLVDTIQKTILEELKNIKTGKAMDVFPVFNDLAFQTVIKSIFNINISDADIDSLQHTTEATQKMLVQELRQPFFVWWFNLSGKTKKHLDLTQNSRTILKRLVEERKQSNGDHHDLLDMLLSAKYEDGSKMDENQLVDEILILFAAGHETTSNALTFTCELLARNPAAQSKIASEIKKIKSESTDCMHWIKNASYTKLVIEESMRLFPPAYFMDRVNIEEDIYNGIVLPKGSNLLFSIYEIHRHSDFWKQPNEFIPERFLDENIKFSKNYFPFGAGPRMCIGNNFAMYEMILAIIALVEQFEIIEKKSPIQIKPLITLKPHNAILEFKNRI from the coding sequence ATGAGTGTATCTAATAAAATTCCAGAAGTTTCTTTTTTTAAGTTTCTAAAGCATGCCAATGCTATTTTACAAAATCCTTTGCCTTTTCACGCAAAAAACTTTGATACTTTAGGAGATATTTTTCGTTTAAAAATTGGTTTTGGAAAATCTGTTTTGTTTTGCAGAGATGCAGGACTCTTACAACATGCGCTTCAAAAGAATCAAAAAAATTATACCAAATCTTATATTCAAACCAAAGATTTAGCCAAATATGTTGGAAAAGGATTGTTAACTGCTGAGGGAGAACATTGGCAAAAACAACGAAAATTAATTCAGCCAGCTTTTCATAAAAGCCAACTTAAGCTGTTGGTTGATACCATTCAAAAAACCATTTTAGAAGAATTAAAAAATATTAAAACTGGAAAAGCAATGGATGTTTTTCCTGTTTTTAACGATTTGGCTTTTCAAACTGTTATCAAATCAATTTTCAATATAAACATTTCTGATGCGGATATTGATTCATTGCAACATACCACAGAAGCCACTCAAAAAATGTTGGTTCAAGAACTAAGACAACCTTTTTTTGTTTGGTGGTTTAACCTTTCAGGAAAAACGAAAAAGCATTTAGACTTGACTCAAAATTCGAGAACAATTTTAAAAAGATTGGTGGAAGAAAGAAAGCAAAGCAACGGAGATCATCATGATTTATTGGACATGCTTTTAAGTGCAAAATATGAGGATGGCTCTAAGATGGATGAAAATCAATTGGTAGATGAAATATTAATTTTGTTTGCAGCGGGTCATGAAACAACTTCAAATGCACTTACTTTTACCTGCGAATTGTTGGCTCGAAATCCTGCAGCACAATCAAAAATAGCATCTGAAATCAAAAAAATAAAAAGTGAATCTACGGATTGTATGCATTGGATAAAAAATGCGAGCTATACAAAATTAGTTATTGAAGAATCTATGCGTTTGTTCCCTCCAGCTTATTTTATGGACCGCGTAAATATTGAGGAAGATATCTACAACGGAATTGTTTTACCCAAAGGCTCGAACTTATTGTTTTCAATTTATGAAATTCATCGTCATTCAGATTTTTGGAAACAGCCAAATGAATTTATTCCTGAGCGTTTTTTAGATGAAAATATTAAGTTTTCAAAAAATTATTTTCCTTTTGGTGCGGGACCTAGAATGTGTATTGGCAATAATTTTGCCATGTATGAAATGATTTTAGCAATTATTGCCTTGGTAGAACAATTCGAAATTATTGAAAAGAAATCCCCTATTCAAATAAAACCTTTGATTACGCTGAAACCTCACAATGCTATTTTGGAATTTAAAAATAGGATTTGA